AATTTTATAGCCGCAACAGATGAATCAGGCAAAACAATTTCAATTCAAAATATCACTGTCACAGGAAATGTAGATACAACAAAAGCAGGTATTTATGAAGTTGTTTATGGATCAGGAAGCTTAAAAGAAAGGGCAAAAATCACAGTAAAAGCTGACCAATCATCGCTAGTTGTAAAAGATTCGACGATTTATGTAGGGGATGATTGGAAGAGCGCGGATAACTTTGTATCAGCCACAGATCGTGACGGAAAAGCGATTGCCTTTGAAGAAGTAGAAGTAAGTGGAACCGTTGAAACTAAAGAAAAAGGCGAGCAACAAGTAGCTTACACTGTTCAAACCAATCAAGAAGTAAAACAAACTAAGACCAAACAAGCGAACCAAATGAACCAAACTGAAAAGAAATTAACGGCTACAGCAACGATTACAGTACTTGAAAAAAATACACCAAAAACCAATCAAACGACGAAGAATCAAACGCATATTTCTAAGCCAGATAAACAAGGAAATTACCCTAAAACTGGTGAGAAAATCAACCATTATCTAAGTTTGATCGGCCTCTTATCTGTATCGCTCACACTCGTTGGTGTGATGCGGTTAAGGAAACGAAGAACAGATTAATTGAACGCTAAGGTAAATTAAGGCTTGAACAGAAGCAGTACATTATATGCTTCTGTTTAGCCTTTATTCACTGGGATGAAACGGGTGGAGGCGTAAGCATAAGTGAAAAATAAACCATTGATATTAGGTACAGCACTACTATTTTCGTCAGCATTTTTTTTACAAGCAGAAACACTTTACGGAAAAGAAGCAACGACTCCTGGGAAATATAAAATGACCTATGAGGTAGATGGCAAAGTTGAGACGGTCATAGTTGAAGTCAAAGAAAATCAAACAGAGCTTCTCTTGAAAGACATTATCATCAAACAAAATGCAAAATGGTCTCCAATAGATAATGTGGTTTCGCTGAAAGGAAAAGACGGACAACCACTAAACTTGAATCAACTAATGATCAAAAATAATGTCAATACACAAGAAATAGGGACTTATTTTGTCAGATTTTCATATGAAGATGAGGTTGCAATAGCAAAAGTAACGGTCAATCCTTTTACTAGTTCAGACTCGAAAAAAAGAAGAGTGGATCAGACTTCCCCAAATGACTCTAAAACAAAAATCATGTTGAATGACGAACTATTAAAAGAACAACCAAGCAAAATAACGATGAACACAAACACATCTGGAGGAGCGGATCAGCAGGGTTCCACAGATTTTGGAAATATGTTGAGTTTCCTATCAGGTACGCTTCTGTATGGAACAAGGAGAGTATAAATGGATTTTCTGCTATTAGACGATCGAACGAATTTAAAACTATCCATCATCCGAAAGTTAGAGCAACAGTATTCATTTTCGGAGCGCAAAGATGTTTTATGTGAAGAACTAAATATCTCCCAATACTTATTAGAACGTAGCGTCACAGAAATAAATGAAGACTTGAAACAATTTGAATTGATCGATGATATGGAGTTGATCGAGCAAAGCAGTGAAATCATTCTTTTCCAAGATGCACAAGTATCATCCAGTGTTGTGGAGGAAAAATATTTAAAATACTCACTGGAGTTTACATTGTTGCAAACCCTATTTTTTAATCAGTTTACGTCAATTAAAAAATATGGAGAAAAACATGGGATGAGCCGAACTGTAGTTTATAAAATTGTTGATAGAATTCGAAAAGAGCTAGCACAATATGAGATAAAGTTATCGAAAAACTTTCAGCTAGTTGGGAATGAATGGAAGATTCGTCAGTATTTTAATATGCTCTATTATCGAATTTATAAAGACTCGGATGAACTATACAATCAATCAGATATCCTAGCGGTCCAAGAATTATTTTCTGAGATTAAATTATATTGTGAAAAAGTAAACACGTTATACCTGTTTAAACATTATCTACTGATCACGTTAGAAAGAATCAAAAGAAAACAGCACTATTTTTTACCTAATAGTTTTAAGTCGGTTGAATTTGATCAAAAGAATAAAATCTATCAAACCGTTGCTCAGTGGAGTGAATGTACTTTGAAGGGAACAAATCGAGAAATAGAAGTAGAAATAAGAGGTATTATCAGCCAGTTATCAGTGTACAGACTTGAATTTTGTGATCTTGAAAATGATGTGGTCACAAAATATACTGAGCGATTAAAGCAACAATTTCAGATGAACATGCAGTTAAGTGATGTAGGTCCTGAATTTTGTACAAGTGTGAAGATGACCATTTATCAGCACCAATTTATTACACCGCTGATAGATCTTACGCTACGAGCAATCGACTTGGAGTTTTTTCATGAGCGTTATCCAATCATATTCGAGATGTGCCATACATTTATTTATCAATTGAAAGAAGATGAATTCAAATTTAGCAAAAAATCATTGTTTTTCAATTTGTTACTGGTGTTATCTCAGCAATATGACGAAGAAACCGATAAAAATACAATCAACATTTATGTGAACTTTACCCAAGGCGAAAAATACAATCGATTCATTAAAAATCAGATTCAAATTTTTGACTCTTTTAGCATACATTTTCAGCCACTCATACGACCAGATACAGATTTGATTGTCTCTGATTATCTTCCCCAAGTAACTTTTTCAGCACGAAATCTGATTTGGCTGGCGCCGCCAAGAGCCAGTGATTGGCGTAACTTTGGTAATGAGATTGTCCGAATCAATAGAGAGCTACAATTGAATAAAAAAAGAAAGTAGTATCAATAATTATAAGAGGATGGAATAGTAGCGTCTGCTGCTGTTCCATCCTCTTATTTGGTGTCAGTGGATTGAGTAGAAAGGGGAGCTTTGTTCTACTCTTGGTTTCTATATGAATAAGGATCTAGAAGATAATACGATCCACGATTTCAGAGATTATCGTTGTTACCCAGGCATATACATTTCCGTGTTTTTTAAATTTTTAGCAGTTTTTTCTTGATTCATTGTAAGTCTCCTTTATTTATATCTTAATAATAGAGTAATCCCGAATAAAAGAACATCGATAAAGTGTGTTCTTTAATTACATTTTTGAAAAGGTAACTTTATCCAAGCAGCGAATTGCTTCAAGTATATTTATCGCAGGTCTGTCGATGTTTGGTAATTTAGTCATCGTTTTTCTTATTGACTTATAACTTACTTAAATGGGGAATAATAATGAGAATCTTTATTCGTTTTATCTGAATTTGACTATTTTTTTCCAAAATGGTAGAGTAACACCTGAGGAAGGTGTTTCAAATGTACGTATTATATATTTCAACTCTTAGCTCCCTACAACTTATTTTTGATGAAGTGTTGTATGGAGCTTAATCGAGAAGCTTAAGAGCTTTTCTTATTCATCAGTAAATTTAGTATACTAAGAAATAGCACATGCTTGCTATGCATTTAGTCTGCTTATTTACTGAAGGATATATAGATTAAAAGGCCCTAGACATTTTGTCTATGGGTCTTTTTTGTATGTTCTTTAGTAAAAATCTAGGAAACCACATGAAAGAGGAAATTAAAATGGAATTATTACAAGTCAAAGATTTAACTTATGCAATACCTGATAAACAGCTTTATGAAAACAGTTCATTTACGTTAAGAAGTCACGAACACATGGGCATCGTAGGTAAAAATGGTGCAGGAAAAAGTACATTGTTGAAGATGCTTTTAGGGAACGTTCTACCTGATGCAGGAGCAATCATATGGAATCCAGCCGCTACATTAGGGTATTTAGACCAATATGTGGATATGGATCAATCACTGACGATTAACGAATTTTTAAGATCAGCTTATCAAGAATTATTTGCCACAGAACAAGAAATGTTGAAACTTTATGAGACATATGGTGAAACGGGCGACGACCAATTGTTAACAAGAGCGGCAACCTATCAAGAAAATTTGGAAATGAAGGGCTTTTATGAAGTTGAAAATGATATCAGCAAAGCCATTACAGGTCTTGGCATCAGTGATGCTGATCAAACACTAGCTGCATTAAATCGCGGAGATCAAATCAAGGTCATATTGGCTAAATTACTATTGGAAAAACCAGCTGTTTTGATCTTAGATGAACCAACCAACTATTTAGACCAAGAACATATCGAATGGCTGACAGATTATCTAAATGCATTTGAGAATGCGTTTATCATCGTTTCCCATGATACAGAATTTTTAAGTAATATCGCAACCTGTATCTGTGATATTGATTTTGGCTCGATCAAAAAATACCATAGCAACTATACTGATTTCTTAAAACAAAAAGCGCACTTAGCTGAAGCGTATCAAAGTCAATTTGTAGCACAACAACGAAAAATCAAAGAAACAGAAGCCTTCATCCAGAAAAATATTGCAGGGGTCAAAACAAAAATGGCGCAAGGGAGACGAAAACATCTAGAAAAAATGGATCGTTTGAAAGAACCAGAGAAAAAGGTGAAATCTAATTTTTCCTTTAAACTAATGCCTCAAAGTTCACCCAATGTCATGACGATCGATGAGCTGACGGTAGGTTATAAAGAGCCGTTGCTTATGGTACGTGATGTGCAAGTAAAAAAAGGGGAAAAAGTCGTGATCACTGGCGCAGATGGTTTAGGCAAATTAACATTAGTAAAAACACTGCTGTCACTGGTACCAGCAATTTCTGGTAAAGCACAATTTTCACCACAAGTGGTCACTGGTTATCGCTCTCAAGAAATTGAGTGGGAAAATACTGAATGGACACCAATTGAAGCATTAGCAAATAAATATACAAGACTTACTTATGAAGATGTCCGTCGAGAATTGGCAAAATGCGGGTTGAAACGAGAAATTGCTTCAAAAAATATTTTCATGCTGAGTGGTGGTGAACAATCAAAAGTGAAATTATGTGATCTGACGATGCAACCAAGCAATTTCTTGATTTTAGATGAACCAACCAATCATTTAGATGTAGATTCAAGAAAAGAATTGCAAGATGCTATAAAAGCGTTTCGAGGAAGTGTGTTGTTGATTTCAAATGATGAACAGTTTTATTCAGGTGTAGCGGATCATGTGTATGCTGTTGCAGATAAACATCTTCTGAAACAATAAGGTGACCGATAATGGATTTTACTGGAGATGAAAACCGCCAAGTCTACAAATTTTCGTGGATGGAGCGAGAACTAAAAAGAGTATTAGAAGATAAGTTGGCTGATCGAATCTTGATTATTGGTAGCGGCGTTTTAGAATGCCAAACGGCGATTGAGTTAGCGAACAAAAGCAAAGAAGTTGTGATCATTGAACGCTCGGATGAGCTACTGTCAGATTGTCTAAATTCTCCAATTAGGCTCAACTTATGAGAAGCTTAGAAAAATTGCTGGTTACATTTTATTTAGAAACGGTTGTTATTGATAGTGAAAAAGAGCAGGTTTGCCTTTGTAATAAAGAAGGATTTCAGCTGTACCTGGCTATTGATAACATTATTGCTCCTAAAGGCTATGAATATTTTTAATTTCGTTTATAGTTAAAGGAATAAAGCTAAAATGAATGGAGCAAAAGAATGTTTACAACAATTGAGAAAGTAAATTTTCAACAGGCTGTAGAAACCTGGAATCAAGGCTTTAGCGATTATCTATTACCAATTACTGTCGATCAAAAAGCGTTAGAGCATAGAATCGAATCGTTAAAACTGTCAAAGAAACTCTAGGCTATTTATTCGATCAAGGGAGAATCTGCTGGCATTATCCTGTTAGGCGTGCAAACCTTTCAAGGAACGAAAGTGATGTGGGTCGGTGGTATGGCGGTCGTTCCGAAGTATCGTAGGGACAAAGTCGCTTCTAAATTGATGGATTACGCAGAACAATTGGCAAAAGAAAATCAATGTGAGTATCTAATTTTGGAAGTGAATTAAAGAGAATGAGCG
The DNA window shown above is from Enterococcus sp. 12C11_DIV0727 and carries:
- a CDS encoding ABC-F family ATP-binding cassette domain-containing protein produces the protein MELLQVKDLTYAIPDKQLYENSSFTLRSHEHMGIVGKNGAGKSTLLKMLLGNVLPDAGAIIWNPAATLGYLDQYVDMDQSLTINEFLRSAYQELFATEQEMLKLYETYGETGDDQLLTRAATYQENLEMKGFYEVENDISKAITGLGISDADQTLAALNRGDQIKVILAKLLLEKPAVLILDEPTNYLDQEHIEWLTDYLNAFENAFIIVSHDTEFLSNIATCICDIDFGSIKKYHSNYTDFLKQKAHLAEAYQSQFVAQQRKIKETEAFIQKNIAGVKTKMAQGRRKHLEKMDRLKEPEKKVKSNFSFKLMPQSSPNVMTIDELTVGYKEPLLMVRDVQVKKGEKVVITGADGLGKLTLVKTLLSLVPAISGKAQFSPQVVTGYRSQEIEWENTEWTPIEALANKYTRLTYEDVRRELAKCGLKREIASKNIFMLSGGEQSKVKLCDLTMQPSNFLILDEPTNHLDVDSRKELQDAIKAFRGSVLLISNDEQFYSGVADHVYAVADKHLLKQ
- a CDS encoding FAD-dependent oxidoreductase, translated to MDFTGDENRQVYKFSWMERELKRVLEDKLADRILIIGSGVLECQTAIELANKSKEVVIIERSDELLSDCLNSPIRLNL
- a CDS encoding GNAT family N-acetyltransferase, producing MWVGGMAVVPKYRRDKVASKLMDYAEQLAKENQCEYLILEVN
- a CDS encoding helix-turn-helix domain-containing protein; the encoded protein is MDFLLLDDRTNLKLSIIRKLEQQYSFSERKDVLCEELNISQYLLERSVTEINEDLKQFELIDDMELIEQSSEIILFQDAQVSSSVVEEKYLKYSLEFTLLQTLFFNQFTSIKKYGEKHGMSRTVVYKIVDRIRKELAQYEIKLSKNFQLVGNEWKIRQYFNMLYYRIYKDSDELYNQSDILAVQELFSEIKLYCEKVNTLYLFKHYLLITLERIKRKQHYFLPNSFKSVEFDQKNKIYQTVAQWSECTLKGTNREIEVEIRGIISQLSVYRLEFCDLENDVVTKYTERLKQQFQMNMQLSDVGPEFCTSVKMTIYQHQFITPLIDLTLRAIDLEFFHERYPIIFEMCHTFIYQLKEDEFKFSKKSLFFNLLLVLSQQYDEETDKNTINIYVNFTQGEKYNRFIKNQIQIFDSFSIHFQPLIRPDTDLIVSDYLPQVTFSARNLIWLAPPRASDWRNFGNEIVRINRELQLNKKRK